A region from the Branchiostoma floridae strain S238N-H82 chromosome 9, Bfl_VNyyK, whole genome shotgun sequence genome encodes:
- the LOC118423239 gene encoding shaker-related potassium channel tsha2-like: MSVSSSSVEEDVFESEGEMAETDPLLPSETPLPSPPTTPREDRHLRLNVSGMIFETWESTLNRYPNTLLGDPVRRETFYCPDRDEYFFDRHRPSFEGIFLFYQRDKKATADKPGKMEKPLSVPVDIFYAEMKFFDIDEAVIKQCLEEEWYSLEEDPYAELPTREPQRSIWLLFDYPESSLWAKIIAVFSVSMIFLSIAVFCVGTMPGFDVDPLDSAMFSNGTMLDKLDRAYEDHLFGVETACIIWFCFELAIRFYASPNKCSFMKDIMNIFDIVAIVPFFVDFFMIVGVSKLEKGSSTSVFVRVLRLFRIFRILKLSRHVKGLQVLGKALFESIGSFILLSFFLCVSMTLFGSVLYFAEPNDSNGWNSIPGTFWYIIVTMTTVGYGDVYPSSLGGKLIGGVTVVCGIMTLSMPSPAIVTNFNKAWEMSKNVIATQDKNEAPSMGLWQRIRSKTSKKNGKQNGELFGYTWVGDVDIDKAKGRLWVTPKHYMLYGDPEIKKEEQKKTASSLQKYLYMGTPEGEGEFYV, encoded by the coding sequence ATCCACTCCTGCCGTCGGAAACCCCTCTCCCAAGCCCGCCGACCACCCCTAGAGAAGACCGCCATCTCCGTCTGAACGTAAGCGGGATGATCTTCGAGACCTGGGAGAGCACCCTGAACCGGTACCCGAACACTCTCCTGGGCGACCCCGTCCGCAGAGAGACCTTCTACTGTCCAGACAGAGACGAGTACTTCTTCGACCGCCATCGCCCCAGTTTTGAAGGCATCTTCCTCTTTTACCAGAGGGACAAAAAGGCTACAGCCGACAAGCCCGGCAAAATGGAGAAACCACTGAGCGTACCCGTGGATATTTTCTACGCCGAGATGAAGTTTTTCGACATAGATGAAGCCGTCATCAAGCAGTGCCTCGAAGAAGAGTGGTACAGTTTGGAAGAGGACCCCTACGCTGAGCTACCAACAAGGGAGCCACAACGATCCATCTGGCTACTCTTTGACTACCCAGAGAGCTCGCTGTGGGCTAAAATCATCgctgtcttctctgtcagtATGATTTTTCTCTCCATAGCTGTCTTCTGCGTGGGAACCATGCCTGGATTCGACGTTGACCCTCTAGATTCGGCGATGTTCTCAAACGGTACGATGCTGGACAAACTGGATCGTGCATACGAGGACCATCTCTTTGGCGTCGAGACGGCCTGTATCATTTGGTTCTGTTTCGAACTTGCCATTCGCTTCTACGCGAGTCCTAACAAATGCAGCTTCATGAAAGACATCATGAACATCTTTGACATCGTCGCCATTGTTCCTTTCTTTGTCGACTTTTTCATGATCGTAGGTGTCTCTAAACTCGAGAAGGGCTCCTCTACTTCCGTTTTCGTCCGCGTGCTTCGACTCTTTCGTATTTTTCGTATTCTCAAACTCTCTCGGCACGTTAAGGGGTTACAGGTACTTGGGAAAGCTCTCTTCGAAAGTATCGGGTCCttcattcttctttctttcttcctctgtGTCAGTATGACCCTGTTCGGAAGCGTTTTGTACTTCGCGGAACCAAACGATAGCAACGGATGGAACAGCATTCCGGGAACATTCTGGTACATCATCGTCACAATGACAACGGTAGGGTACGGGGATGTGTACCCTTCGAGTTTGGGGGGTAAACTCATCGGTGGAGTGACCGTTGTATGCGGTATCATGACACTCTCCATGCCAAGCCCCGCCATCGTCACAAACTTCAACAAAGCCTGGGAAATGTCCAAAAACGTCATCGCCACTCAAGACAAGAACGAGGCACCTTCCATGGGACTTTGGCAAAGAATTCGGTCAAAGACGAGcaagaaaaatggaaaacaaaatggAGAACTGTTTGGGTACACGTGGGTTGGTGATGTTGACATTGACAAGGCCAAGGGCAGACTGTGGGTGACTCCGAAGCACTATATGCTATACGGGGACCCGGAAATCAAAAAGGAAGAACAGAAAAAGACAGCTTCTTCGCTACAGAAGTATTTGTACATGGGGACGCCGGAGGGCGAAGGGGAGTTTTACGTGTaa
- the LOC118422999 gene encoding shaker-related potassium channel tsha2-like (The sequence of the model RefSeq protein was modified relative to this genomic sequence to represent the inferred CDS: added 42 bases not found in genome assembly), whose protein sequence is METPRRLCDLVDQDIVVDEQKDDTALLLPKTTPDDYETVQRKDRHIRLNVSGMMFETWESTLHQYPDTLLGDHARRQRFYCPETDEYFFDRHRPSFEAIFRFYQRGLKRKSQHQENRLVRPKNVPVEIFYLEMKFFGLGSDVIKQCLEHDYYSEPDETEVELPEQDVQRAIWLLFDFPESSPWAKFVGVISITFIMISIAVFCAETLPEFAQSVPEFSPNGTISNHLSLLYNQPLFQAETACIIWFCFELVIRFYACPNKCRFWKDPLNIFDFLAIVPYFVDVVMVLANYHPSKTSVMITFVRLLRLFRIVRIFKLSRHVKGLRVLGKSMVDSIGPFALLVFLIMIAMTLFGSCVYFAELEHPETDWESIPATFWWVIITMTTVGYGDHFPLTAAGKLVGSVCVVSGILTLALPSPAIVANFDKNNKMSNNVISEEILEKRLKLGRGRIKRKTPG, encoded by the exons ATGGAGACACCACGACGTCTTTGCGACTTAGTGGACCAGGACATCGTAGTAGACGAACAGAAAGACGATACAG CTCTACTTCTGCCCAAAACAACACCCGACGACTACGAAACAGTCCAAAGAAAAGACCGTCACATACGTCTCAATGTTAGCGGTATGATGTTTGAAACATGGGAGAGCACTCTACACCAGTACCCCGACACACTTTTGGGAGACCACGCCAGAAGGCAGAGATTCTACTGTCCCGAAACCGACGAATATTTCTTCGACCGCCACAGACCCAGTTTCGAGGCTATCTTCCGTTTCTACCAGAGAGGACTCAAAAGGAAATCtcaacatcaagaaaacagaCTGGTTCGCCCTAAAAACGTGCCTGTCGAAATCTTCTACTTGGAGATGAAGTTTTTCGGCTTGGGGAGTGACGTCATCAAACAGTGTCTTGAGCATGACTACTACAGCGAGCCAGACGAGACAGAGGTGGAGTTGCCTGAACAAGATGTACAGCGGGCGATTTGGCTTCTCTTTGACTTTCCTGAAAGTTCTCCGTGGGCAAAATTTGTCGGGGTAATTTCTATCACGTTTATTATGATCTCCATTGCTGTTTTTTGCGCAGAAACTCTCCCAGAGTTTGCGCAATCGGTCCCAGAATTCTCACCCAACGGCACGATTTCAAACCATCTGAGCTTGCTCTACAACCAACCGCTCTTCCAAGCAGAAACGGCGTGTATCATCTGGTTCTGTTTCGAGCTCGTCATCCGTTTCTACGCGTGCCCCAACAAGTGTAGATTCTGGAAGGATCCGCTGAACATTTTCGACTTTCTCGCCATCGTGCCTTACTTCGTCGACGTTGTCATGGTCTTGGCAAACTATCATCCTTCGAAAACGTCCGTAATGATCACCTTCGTCCGATTGCTTCGACTTTTTCGGATTGTTCGTATCTTCAAACTTTCTCGTCACGTGAAGGGTTTACGTGTGTTGGGGAAGTCAATGGTCGACAGTATCGGTCCGTTTGCACTACTGGTATTCCTGATCATGATAGCAATGACCTTATTCGGAAGCTGTGTCTACTTCGCAGAATTAGAACACCCGGAAACGGACTGGGAGAGCATTCCGGCCACCTTCTGGTGGGTCATCATCACGATGACCACAGTGGGGTACGGTGACCACTTCCCACTGACCGCTGCAGGGAAACTAGTGGGCAGCGTCTGCGTGGTGTCCGGTATCCTGACCCTAGCGCTTCCAAGTCCCGCCATTGTCGCCAACTTTGACAAGAACAACAAGATGTCcaataacgttatatcagaGGAGATATTGGAGAAAAGG
- the LOC118423231 gene encoding uncharacterized protein LOC118423231 isoform X3 — protein sequence MSDVECPSKDSDGKKNEENLNIKEEPYDPYFDSPNHHAQNTSLVAGQCEETTLGKSSLCDDPNRTSNTKRSTEAECERSASSVEASNSNTFPVLPKVKSEPGLEPEKYETVCAKPKAEPNTPDYNAILRSSPPYSVVDGNTDNQAGPCRDGVQMVGGSTPSIKQKTVEDNDDPTLCKAQKHHDDDDGGCDSEPPSFGAECQDEEQAPFKRWTVTSSYLVPEREYKSHKTQTSLVRKNLDHGAQSSRRDKDEQDVNLSSMEAGSGASCDLHMSLGRVKRGHQESAVGVSKRQKQGKVTTLEGTIVKQKRDDKDNEEMSGSKVVSNNAMSMMCDLCSSTFASKILLENHQCREVVYFCKICSLESNRQCPPILMPLPEAERHFYLHFHPWLAGEKIESAVTTKDVTQIYPSKFGTSKLTRPSSQISFNFQCRLPEELQGKTLLINRKEVDLLKGIYIGTFLSKGDSQFQCGLCDANFSCMGGRAGHVSNVHLEKKNRNCGGTECEKISHSTFHHAKLLHHMFAAHCDLVMAPSPYLECKFCAMQFRDRRDLEWHFYHHMQPPVNLRSVRTDAEKSLLGLPPKSKDASGSMAQLKCTMCSYESVISAKVKLYTAAEARDHLAWHWLTQLPPEIRKSPNVLNFETDSDAIQCLYMIPLAPKAMITCEFCGQTFTANSTHAHMTYWHKDNYVTKPYHCMYPECKHLQFIRKRDFFGHMFSQHVSIIKRETFVFLCQICGKTFQNRSKVEWHCYVHRVRPAVSSSKGNAK from the coding sequence ATGTCAGATGTCGAGTGTCCCAGTAAAGACTCAGATGGAAAGAAGAACGAAGAAAACCTTAATATCAAGGAGGAACCGTATGACCCTTACTTTGACAGCCCAAACCATCATGCTCAAAACACATCCCTTGTAGCAGGACAATGTGAGGAGACAACCCTGGGAAAGAGTTCTCTCTGTGACGACCCTAACAGAACCAGTAATACAAAAAGAAGCACGGAAGCAGAGTGTGAGCGAAGTGCCTCGTCTGTAGAAGCCTCAAACAGCAACACTTTCCCTGTGCTTCCGAAGGTCAAATCAGAACCGGGTTTAGAACCAGAAAAGTATGAAACTGTTTGCGCCAAACCTAAGGCAGAGCCAAATACCCCAGACTATAATGCTATCCTAAGGTCTTCCCCACCATACTCTGTTGTAGATGGTAACACTGACAATCAAGCCGGACCTTGCAGAGATGGTGTGCAGATGGTAGGGGGCTCAACTCCCAGcatcaaacaaaaaactgtgGAAGACAATGACGACCCGACTCTTTGTAAAGCGCAAAAacaccatgatgatgatgatggtggttgTGACAGTGAACCCCCATCATTTGGAGCCGAGTGCCAAGATGAAGAACAAGCTCCATTCAAGAGGTGGACCGTTACATCATCCTATCTTGTGCCTGAAAGGGAATACAAGAGCCATAAAACTCAAACAAGTTTGGTACGAAAAAACCTTGACCATGGCGCCCAGTCATCAAGAAGGGACAAAGATGAACAGGATGTCAATCTGTCCTCCATGGAGGCAGGAAGCGGGGCGTCATGTGACCTTCACATGTCCTTGGGACGGGTCAAACGAGGTCATCAAGAATCTGCTGTTGGTGTTAGTAAAAGGCAAAAACAAGGGAAAGTCACCACACTGGAGGGTACCATTGTCAAGCAGAAGCGTGATGATAAAGACAATGAAGAGATGAGTGGTAGTAAGGTTGTGTCTAACAACGCGATGTCTATGATGTGTGACCTCTGCTCGTCAACTTTTGCCAGCAAGATTCTGTTAGAGAATCACCAGTGTAGGGAAGTCGTCTACTTCTGCAAGATTTGTTCCTTGGAAAGCAACAGACAGTGCCCGCCCATCCTGATGCCGCTCCCCGAAGCTGAACGACATTTCTACCTGCACTTCCATCCGTGGTTGGCGGGCGAAAAGATTGAGTCAGCAGTTACGACGAAGGATGTGACCCAGATATATCCTAGTAAATTTGGAACAAGCAAACTCACCAGGCCGAGTAGCCAGATATCGTTCAACTTCCAGTGTCGTCTTCCTGAAGAGCTACAAGGGAAAACGTTGTTAATAAACCGCAAGGAGGTGGATCTACTGAAGGGTATTTACATTGGGACTTTTCTCTCCAAAGGAGACAGTCAGTTTCAGTGTGGTTTATGTGATGCAAACTTCAGTTGTATGGGTGGTAGAGCGGGACACGTTTCCAACGTTCACTTGGAAAAGAAGAACCGAAACTGTGGCGGGACAGAGTGCGAGAAGATATCACACTCGACGTTCCATCATGCCAAGCTTCTGCATCACATGTTTGCGGCACACTGTGACTTAGTGATGGCACCGTCGCCGTATCTGGAGTGTAAATTCTGTGCGATGCAGTTTCGTGACAGAAGGGATTTGGAGTGGCACTTCTACCATCACATGCAACCACCCGTGAACCTGAGATCAGTGAGAACAGACGCTGAGAAATCTTTGCTGGGTCTACCGCCGAAGTCCAAAGATGCTAGTGGTAGTATGGCTCAGCTTAAATGCACCATGTGCAGTTATGAATCTGTAATCAGTGCAAAGGTGAAACTGTACACAGCTGCTGAGGCACGCGACCACTTAGCCTGGCACTGGCTGACTCAACTTCCACCAGAAATCCGGAAGAGTCCAAACGTTTTGAACTTTGAGACAGACTCAGACGCCATCCAATGCTTGTACATGATCCCGCTTGCTCCGAAAGCGATGATCACTTGcgagttttgtggtcagacttTTACTGCAAAtagcacacacgcacatatgACTTACTGGCACAAAGATAATTACGTCACAAAACCGTACCACTGCATGTATCCAGAGTGCAAACATCTACAGTTTATAAGGAAACGGGACTTCTTCGGTCACATGTTCTCGCAGCATGTCAGCATTATCAAACGGGAGACATTCGTGTTTTTGTGCCAGATCTGCGGGAAGACGTTTCAGAACCGAAGTAAGGTGGAATGGCATTGCTATGTGCACAGAGTTAGGCCGGCAGTATCATCCAGTAAGGGGAATGCAAAATGA
- the LOC118423231 gene encoding uncharacterized protein LOC118423231 isoform X2, which produces MSDVECPSNEDSDEEKNEENLNIKEEPYDPDFDGPKHCARNTSFVAGQRTETTLGKSSLRDDPNRTSNTNNTGTTEAQGEQSASSGEALNSNTFPVLSKVKSEPGSEPEKYETVCAKPKEKPNTPDYNNVILSCALLYSTMHGNTGNRAGPCSDGVQGVGGATPSIKQKTVEDNDDPTLCKAQKHHDDDDDGGCDTQPPSFGAECQDEEQAPFKRWTVTSSYLVPEREYKSHKTQTSLVRKNLDHGAQSSRRDKDEQDVNLSSMEAGSGASCDLHMSLGRVKRGHQESAVGVSKRQKQGKVTTLEGTIVKQKRDDKDNEEMSGSKVVSNNAMSMMCDLCSSTFASKILLENHQCREVVYFCKICSLESNRQCPPILMPLPEAERHFYLHFHPWLAGEKIESAVTTKDVTQIYPSKFGTSKLTRPSSQISFNFQCRLPEELQGKTLLINRKEVDLLKGIYIGTFLSKGDSQFQCGLCDANFSCMGGRAGHVSNVHLEKKNRNCGGTECEKISHSTFHHAKLLHHMFAAHCDLVMAPSPYLECKFCAMQFRDRRDLEWHFYHHMQPPVNLRSVRTDAEKSLLGLPPKSKDASGSMAQLKCTMCSYESVISAKVKLYTAAEARDHLAWHWLTQLPPEIRKSPNVLNFETDSDAIQCLYMIPLAPKAMITCEFCGQTFTANSTHAHMTYWHKDNYVTKPYHCMYPECKHLQFIRKRDFFGHMFSQHVSIIKRETFVFLCQICGKTFQNRSKVEWHCYVHRVRPAVSSSKGNAK; this is translated from the exons ATGTCAGATGTCGAGTGTCCCAGTAATGAAGACTCAGATGAAGAGAAGAACGAAGAAAACCTTAATATCAAGGAGGAACCGTATGACCCTGACTTTGACGGCCCAAAACATTGTGCTCGAAACACATCCTTTGTAGCAGGACAACGTACGGAGACAACCCTGGGAAAGAGTTCTCTACGTGACGACCCTAACAGAACTAGTAATACAAATAATACAGGCACCACAGAAGCACAGGGTGAACAAAGTGCCTCGTCT GGAGAAGCCTTAAACAGCAACACTTTCCCAGTGCTTTCTAAGGTCAAATCAGAACCAGGTTCAGAACCAGAAAAGTATGAAACTGTTTGTGCTAAACCCAAGGAGAAGCCAAATACTCCAGACTATAATAATGTTATCCTCAGCTGTGCTCTGCTGTACTCTACTATGCATGGTAACACTGGCAATCGAGCGGGACCTTGCAGTGATGGTGTGCAGGGGGTAGGGGGTGCAACACCCAGcatcaaacaaaaaactgtgGAAGACAATGACGACCCGACTCTTTGTAAAGCACAAAAacaccatgatgatgatgatgatggtggttgTGACACTCAACCCCCATCATTTGGAGCCGAGTGCCAAGATGAAGAACAAGCTCCATTCAAGAGGTGGACCGTTAC ATCATCCTATCTTGTGCCTGAAAGGGAATACAAGAGCCATAAAACTCAAACAAGTTTGGTACGAAAAAACCTTGACCATGGCGCCCAGTCATCAAGAAGGGACAAAGATGAACAGGATGTCAATCTGTCCTCCATGGAGGCAGGAAGCGGGGCGTCATGTGACCTTCACATGTCCTTGGGACGGGTCAAACGAGGTCATCAAGAATCTGCTGTTGGTGTTAGTAAAAGGCAAAAACAAGGGAAAGTCACCACACTGGAGGGTACCATTGTCAAGCAGAAGCGTGATGATAAAGACAATGAAGAGATGAGTGGTAGTAAGGTTGTGTCTAACAACGCGATGTCTATGATGTGTGACCTCTGCTCGTCAACTTTTGCCAGCAAGATTCTGTTAGAGAATCACCAGTGTAGGGAAGTCGTCTACTTCTGCAAGATTTGTTCCTTGGAAAGCAACAGACAGTGCCCGCCCATCCTGATGCCGCTCCCCGAAGCTGAACGACATTTCTACCTGCACTTCCATCCGTGGTTGGCGGGCGAAAAGATTGAGTCAGCAGTTACGACGAAGGATGTGACCCAGATATATCCTAGTAAATTTGGAACAAGCAAACTCACCAGGCCGAGTAGCCAGATATCGTTCAACTTCCAGTGTCGTCTTCCTGAAGAGCTACAAGGGAAAACGTTGTTAATAAACCGCAAGGAGGTGGATCTACTGAAGGGTATTTACATTGGGACTTTTCTCTCCAAAGGAGACAGTCAGTTTCAGTGTGGTTTATGTGATGCAAACTTCAGTTGTATGGGTGGTAGAGCGGGACACGTTTCCAACGTTCACTTGGAAAAGAAGAACCGAAACTGTGGCGGGACAGAGTGCGAGAAGATATCACACTCGACGTTCCATCATGCCAAGCTTCTGCATCACATGTTTGCGGCACACTGTGACTTAGTGATGGCACCGTCGCCGTATCTGGAGTGTAAATTCTGTGCGATGCAGTTTCGTGACAGAAGGGATTTGGAGTGGCACTTCTACCATCACATGCAACCACCCGTGAACCTGAGATCAGTGAGAACAGACGCTGAGAAATCTTTGCTGGGTCTACCGCCGAAGTCCAAAGATGCTAGTGGTAGTATGGCTCAGCTTAAATGCACCATGTGCAGTTATGAATCTGTAATCAGTGCAAAGGTGAAACTGTACACAGCTGCTGAGGCACGCGACCACTTAGCCTGGCACTGGCTGACTCAACTTCCACCAGAAATCCGGAAGAGTCCAAACGTTTTGAACTTTGAGACAGACTCAGACGCCATCCAATGCTTGTACATGATCCCGCTTGCTCCGAAAGCGATGATCACTTGcgagttttgtggtcagacttTTACTGCAAAtagcacacacgcacatatgACTTACTGGCACAAAGATAATTACGTCACAAAACCGTACCACTGCATGTATCCAGAGTGCAAACATCTACAGTTTATAAGGAAACGGGACTTCTTCGGTCACATGTTCTCGCAGCATGTCAGCATTATCAAACGGGAGACATTCGTGTTTTTGTGCCAGATCTGCGGGAAGACGTTTCAGAACCGAAGTAAGGTGGAATGGCATTGCTATGTGCACAGAGTTAGGCCGGCAGTATCATCCAGTAAGGGGAATGCAAAATGA
- the LOC118423231 gene encoding uncharacterized protein LOC118423231 isoform X1 — protein sequence MSDVECPSNEDSDEEKNEENLNIKEEPYDPDFDGPKHCARNTSFVAGQRTETTLGKSSLRDDPNRTSNTNNTGTTEAQGEQSASSGEALNSNTFPVLSKVKSEPGSEPEKYETVCAKPKAEPKTPDYNAILSSSPPYSVVDGNTDNRARPCRDGVQMVGGATPSIKQKTVEDNDDDDYDGCDTEIPSLSGEALNSNTFPVLSKVKSEPGSEPEKYETVCAKPKEKPNTPDYNNVILSCALLYSTMHGNTGNRAGPCSDGVQGVGGATPSIKQKTVEDNDDPTLCKAQKHHDDDDDGGCDTQPPSFGAECQDEEQAPFKRWTVTSSYLVPEREYKSHKTQTSLVRKNLDHGAQSSRRDKDEQDVNLSSMEAGSGASCDLHMSLGRVKRGHQESAVGVSKRQKQGKVTTLEGTIVKQKRDDKDNEEMSGSKVVSNNAMSMMCDLCSSTFASKILLENHQCREVVYFCKICSLESNRQCPPILMPLPEAERHFYLHFHPWLAGEKIESAVTTKDVTQIYPSKFGTSKLTRPSSQISFNFQCRLPEELQGKTLLINRKEVDLLKGIYIGTFLSKGDSQFQCGLCDANFSCMGGRAGHVSNVHLEKKNRNCGGTECEKISHSTFHHAKLLHHMFAAHCDLVMAPSPYLECKFCAMQFRDRRDLEWHFYHHMQPPVNLRSVRTDAEKSLLGLPPKSKDASGSMAQLKCTMCSYESVISAKVKLYTAAEARDHLAWHWLTQLPPEIRKSPNVLNFETDSDAIQCLYMIPLAPKAMITCEFCGQTFTANSTHAHMTYWHKDNYVTKPYHCMYPECKHLQFIRKRDFFGHMFSQHVSIIKRETFVFLCQICGKTFQNRSKVEWHCYVHRVRPAVSSSKGNAK from the exons ATGTCAGATGTCGAGTGTCCCAGTAATGAAGACTCAGATGAAGAGAAGAACGAAGAAAACCTTAATATCAAGGAGGAACCGTATGACCCTGACTTTGACGGCCCAAAACATTGTGCTCGAAACACATCCTTTGTAGCAGGACAACGTACGGAGACAACCCTGGGAAAGAGTTCTCTACGTGACGACCCTAACAGAACTAGTAATACAAATAATACAGGCACCACAGAAGCACAGGGTGAACAAAGTGCCTCGTCTGGAGAAGCCTTAAACAGCAACACTTTCCCGGTGCTTTCTAAGGTCAAATCAGAACCAGGTTCAGAACCAGAAAAGTATGAAACTGTTTGCGCCAAACCTAAGGCAGAGCCAAAGACCCCAGACTATAATGCTATCCTAAGCTCTTCTCCGCCATACTCTGTTGTAGATGGTAACACTGACAATCGAGCCAGACCTTGCAGAGATGGGGTACAGATGGTAGGGGGCGCAACTCCCAGcatcaaacaaaaaactgtggaagacaatgatgatgatgattatgatggtTGTGACACTGAAATCCCATCCTTGTCCGGAGAAGCCTTAAACAGCAACACTTTCCCAGTGCTTTCTAAGGTCAAATCAGAACCAGGTTCAGAACCAGAAAAGTATGAAACTGTTTGTGCTAAACCCAAGGAGAAGCCAAATACTCCAGACTATAATAATGTTATCCTCAGCTGTGCTCTGCTGTACTCTACTATGCATGGTAACACTGGCAATCGAGCGGGACCTTGCAGTGATGGTGTGCAGGGGGTAGGGGGTGCAACACCCAGcatcaaacaaaaaactgtgGAAGACAATGACGACCCGACTCTTTGTAAAGCACAAAAacaccatgatgatgatgatgatggtggttgTGACACTCAACCCCCATCATTTGGAGCCGAGTGCCAAGATGAAGAACAAGCTCCATTCAAGAGGTGGACCGTTAC ATCATCCTATCTTGTGCCTGAAAGGGAATACAAGAGCCATAAAACTCAAACAAGTTTGGTACGAAAAAACCTTGACCATGGCGCCCAGTCATCAAGAAGGGACAAAGATGAACAGGATGTCAATCTGTCCTCCATGGAGGCAGGAAGCGGGGCGTCATGTGACCTTCACATGTCCTTGGGACGGGTCAAACGAGGTCATCAAGAATCTGCTGTTGGTGTTAGTAAAAGGCAAAAACAAGGGAAAGTCACCACACTGGAGGGTACCATTGTCAAGCAGAAGCGTGATGATAAAGACAATGAAGAGATGAGTGGTAGTAAGGTTGTGTCTAACAACGCGATGTCTATGATGTGTGACCTCTGCTCGTCAACTTTTGCCAGCAAGATTCTGTTAGAGAATCACCAGTGTAGGGAAGTCGTCTACTTCTGCAAGATTTGTTCCTTGGAAAGCAACAGACAGTGCCCGCCCATCCTGATGCCGCTCCCCGAAGCTGAACGACATTTCTACCTGCACTTCCATCCGTGGTTGGCGGGCGAAAAGATTGAGTCAGCAGTTACGACGAAGGATGTGACCCAGATATATCCTAGTAAATTTGGAACAAGCAAACTCACCAGGCCGAGTAGCCAGATATCGTTCAACTTCCAGTGTCGTCTTCCTGAAGAGCTACAAGGGAAAACGTTGTTAATAAACCGCAAGGAGGTGGATCTACTGAAGGGTATTTACATTGGGACTTTTCTCTCCAAAGGAGACAGTCAGTTTCAGTGTGGTTTATGTGATGCAAACTTCAGTTGTATGGGTGGTAGAGCGGGACACGTTTCCAACGTTCACTTGGAAAAGAAGAACCGAAACTGTGGCGGGACAGAGTGCGAGAAGATATCACACTCGACGTTCCATCATGCCAAGCTTCTGCATCACATGTTTGCGGCACACTGTGACTTAGTGATGGCACCGTCGCCGTATCTGGAGTGTAAATTCTGTGCGATGCAGTTTCGTGACAGAAGGGATTTGGAGTGGCACTTCTACCATCACATGCAACCACCCGTGAACCTGAGATCAGTGAGAACAGACGCTGAGAAATCTTTGCTGGGTCTACCGCCGAAGTCCAAAGATGCTAGTGGTAGTATGGCTCAGCTTAAATGCACCATGTGCAGTTATGAATCTGTAATCAGTGCAAAGGTGAAACTGTACACAGCTGCTGAGGCACGCGACCACTTAGCCTGGCACTGGCTGACTCAACTTCCACCAGAAATCCGGAAGAGTCCAAACGTTTTGAACTTTGAGACAGACTCAGACGCCATCCAATGCTTGTACATGATCCCGCTTGCTCCGAAAGCGATGATCACTTGcgagttttgtggtcagacttTTACTGCAAAtagcacacacgcacatatgACTTACTGGCACAAAGATAATTACGTCACAAAACCGTACCACTGCATGTATCCAGAGTGCAAACATCTACAGTTTATAAGGAAACGGGACTTCTTCGGTCACATGTTCTCGCAGCATGTCAGCATTATCAAACGGGAGACATTCGTGTTTTTGTGCCAGATCTGCGGGAAGACGTTTCAGAACCGAAGTAAGGTGGAATGGCATTGCTATGTGCACAGAGTTAGGCCGGCAGTATCATCCAGTAAGGGGAATGCAAAATGA